The Citrifermentans bemidjiense Bem genome window below encodes:
- a CDS encoding bifunctional 5,10-methylenetetrahydrofolate dehydrogenase/5,10-methenyltetrahydrofolate cyclohydrolase, which yields MNLLDGKKCADSLIAGIAKQVARHVDFGLRKPHMTVVLVGNHAPSESYVKSKVTTCTLSGFESNLIRLPETVTEKELLWLIQQINADASTDGVIVQLPLPKQINAQRVINAIAPEKDIDGFHPTNFGRMALGQKAFRPATAYGICKLLQFYQVPVAGKHCVVIGRSNIVGKPISIMLSNDFDIGNATVTLTHIETPRELLLDETRRADIVIVAVGIPGFVTPDMVKDGVTLIDVGINRLENGKLVGDVDFAAVAPKCEWITPVPGGVGRMTVAALMINTLMAYQNNFELA from the coding sequence ATGAATCTTTTAGACGGTAAGAAATGCGCCGACAGCCTGATCGCAGGCATAGCGAAACAGGTCGCGCGCCACGTCGACTTCGGCCTCAGGAAACCGCACATGACGGTGGTCCTGGTCGGCAACCACGCACCCAGCGAATCGTACGTGAAATCCAAGGTCACCACCTGCACCCTTTCCGGCTTCGAGAGCAACCTGATCCGGCTTCCCGAGACCGTGACCGAGAAGGAGCTGCTCTGGCTGATCCAACAGATCAACGCCGACGCCTCCACCGACGGGGTCATCGTCCAGCTCCCGCTCCCCAAGCAGATCAACGCCCAGCGGGTGATCAACGCGATAGCACCCGAGAAGGACATCGACGGCTTCCACCCCACCAACTTCGGGCGCATGGCGCTCGGGCAAAAGGCCTTCCGCCCGGCGACCGCCTACGGCATCTGCAAGCTGCTGCAGTTCTACCAGGTGCCGGTCGCGGGTAAGCACTGCGTGGTCATCGGACGCTCCAACATCGTCGGCAAGCCTATCTCCATAATGCTCTCCAACGACTTCGACATCGGCAACGCCACCGTCACGCTGACCCATATCGAGACGCCGCGTGAGCTGCTGCTCGACGAGACCCGCCGTGCCGACATCGTCATCGTTGCCGTCGGCATCCCCGGCTTCGTCACGCCCGACATGGTCAAGGACGGGGTAACGCTTATAGACGTCGGCATCAACCGGCTGGAGAACGGCAAGTTGGTTGGAGACGTGGATTTTGCTGCCGTCGCGCCCAAGTGCGAGTGGATCACGCCGGTCCCTGGCGGCGTTGGGCGCATGACCGTCGCGGCGCTGATGATCAATACCCTGATGGCCTACCAGAACAACTTCGAGCTCGCCTAA
- a CDS encoding anaerobic C4-dicarboxylate transporter, which translates to MAAMFWIQFVLVLGAVLIGIRRGGVALGLIGGLGVTVLVLGFRSVPSEPPIAVMLIILAVVTASATLQVAGGLDYLVQLTEKLLRAHPKYVTILAPLSTFFLTVCCGTGHAVYALLPVISDVALKTKIRPERPMAISSVASQMGITASPVAAAVTFFLGFAAKAGHPVTLIDIISVTMPAGIIGVLAAAAWSFNRGKDLDKDPEFQARLEDPEFRKGLDGEVTTLGMKISTTAKVSVALFFAGVGSIILIASCPWILPLTAEGKPIAMTTVVQFVMLAFGAFIMFSGNVKAKEIAHSSVFTAGMIAVVSIFGIAWMSDTFITANKKFLVDNIGVMVKMAPWTFAIATFCISAFVKSQAATLAITLPLGLALGLPVPLLLGLMPASYAYFFFAFYPSDLAAINMDRTGTTRIGKYLLNHSFMIPGLIGVSVSTVVAYAISQILL; encoded by the coding sequence ATGGCAGCGATGTTTTGGATCCAGTTCGTGCTAGTGCTGGGAGCGGTGTTGATAGGTATCCGCAGAGGCGGAGTGGCCCTGGGGTTAATCGGCGGGCTAGGCGTCACGGTGCTGGTGCTCGGGTTCCGCAGTGTCCCTTCCGAGCCCCCGATAGCCGTGATGCTTATCATCCTCGCGGTGGTGACGGCGTCGGCGACCCTGCAGGTGGCGGGGGGGCTGGACTACCTCGTGCAACTGACTGAGAAGCTTTTGCGCGCTCATCCCAAGTACGTCACCATCCTCGCGCCTTTGTCCACCTTCTTCCTTACCGTATGTTGCGGCACCGGCCATGCCGTGTACGCGCTGCTTCCGGTCATCTCTGACGTGGCCCTGAAGACGAAGATCCGCCCCGAGCGCCCCATGGCGATCTCGAGCGTCGCCTCGCAGATGGGTATCACCGCCAGCCCGGTGGCTGCCGCCGTCACATTCTTCCTCGGCTTCGCCGCCAAGGCGGGGCACCCCGTCACCCTCATCGACATCATCTCCGTCACCATGCCTGCCGGCATCATCGGCGTGCTGGCCGCCGCCGCGTGGAGCTTCAACCGCGGCAAGGACCTCGACAAGGACCCTGAATTTCAGGCCCGTCTCGAGGATCCGGAGTTCCGCAAGGGGCTTGACGGTGAGGTCACTACTCTCGGCATGAAGATCTCCACCACCGCCAAGGTCTCCGTGGCCCTGTTCTTTGCCGGCGTAGGCAGCATCATCCTGATCGCCAGCTGTCCCTGGATTCTCCCTTTGACCGCTGAAGGCAAACCGATCGCCATGACCACCGTGGTCCAGTTTGTCATGCTTGCCTTCGGCGCCTTCATCATGTTCAGCGGCAACGTCAAGGCCAAGGAAATAGCCCACTCCAGCGTCTTCACCGCCGGTATGATCGCGGTTGTCTCCATCTTCGGCATCGCCTGGATGAGCGATACCTTCATCACCGCCAACAAGAAGTTCCTGGTAGACAACATCGGCGTCATGGTGAAGATGGCTCCCTGGACCTTCGCCATTGCCACCTTCTGCATCTCCGCCTTCGTTAAAAGCCAGGCAGCGACCTTGGCCATCACCCTTCCCCTGGGGCTCGCCCTCGGGCTCCCGGTACCGCTGCTACTCGGCCTGATGCCGGCAAGCTACGCCTACTTCTTCTTCGCCTTCTACCCCAGCGACCTGGCCGCCATCAACATGGACCGCACCGGCACGACCAGGATCGGGAAATACCTACTGAATCACAGCTTCATGATTCCCGGGCTGATCGGAGTCAGCGTCTCAACCGTGGTCGCCTACGCCATCTCGCAGATCCTTCTCTAA
- the nspC gene encoding carboxynorspermidine decarboxylase: MTRLAPSPSYVVDLGRLRHNLAILNEVQKKSGAKILLALKAFSMWSVFPIIANTLHGVCASSPWEARLGMEEFGGEVHSFSAAFKESDVVELLTTSNHLVFNSFNQLERFRPLWEQYAGKVSVGLRVNPGHSEGHTPIYDPAAPKSRLGILRSEFDDKSLQGVEGLHFHTLCEQLFEPLERTARVFEEQFGEFLPRMKWLNLGGGHHITREGYDVDALIKLVRYFREKYDLEVYLEPGEAIAIGTGILVSEVLDVVHNEVDIAVLDVSATCHMPDILEMPYRPEILGGYDAGEKAHDYRLGGPSCLAGDVIGDWSFDHPLAVGEKLAFLDMSHYTMVKTTTFNGIQHPHICTFEPQTGELKVVRSFGYQDFKSRLS, translated from the coding sequence ATGACGAGGCTTGCCCCATCTCCATCCTACGTGGTGGACCTGGGGCGGCTGCGCCATAACCTGGCCATTTTGAACGAGGTACAGAAAAAAAGCGGGGCGAAGATCCTCCTCGCGCTCAAGGCGTTTTCCATGTGGAGCGTCTTCCCGATCATCGCGAATACGCTCCATGGCGTCTGCGCCAGCTCCCCCTGGGAGGCGCGGCTGGGGATGGAGGAGTTCGGCGGCGAGGTGCACAGTTTTTCCGCTGCTTTCAAGGAAAGCGACGTGGTCGAGCTCCTCACCACCTCCAATCACCTGGTCTTCAACTCCTTCAACCAGTTGGAGCGCTTCCGGCCGCTTTGGGAGCAGTACGCCGGGAAAGTCTCGGTAGGGCTCAGGGTAAACCCGGGGCACTCCGAGGGGCACACGCCGATCTACGACCCGGCCGCGCCCAAGTCGCGCCTGGGAATCCTCCGTTCCGAGTTCGACGATAAATCGCTGCAGGGGGTGGAGGGGCTTCACTTCCACACGCTCTGCGAGCAGCTCTTCGAGCCGCTGGAGCGGACCGCGCGCGTCTTCGAGGAGCAGTTCGGGGAGTTCCTGCCGCGGATGAAATGGCTGAACCTGGGAGGCGGGCACCACATCACCCGGGAAGGGTACGACGTCGACGCGCTTATCAAGCTGGTGCGCTACTTCAGGGAGAAGTACGACCTGGAGGTCTACCTGGAGCCCGGCGAGGCGATCGCCATCGGCACCGGGATACTGGTTTCCGAGGTGCTCGACGTGGTGCATAACGAGGTGGACATAGCCGTACTCGACGTCTCGGCCACCTGCCACATGCCGGATATCCTGGAGATGCCCTACCGCCCCGAGATCCTGGGCGGGTACGATGCCGGGGAAAAGGCGCACGACTACCGCCTGGGGGGACCGTCCTGCCTGGCGGGCGACGTGATCGGCGACTGGTCTTTCGATCACCCGCTAGCCGTGGGGGAGAAACTCGCCTTTCTCGACATGTCGCACTACACCATGGTGAAGACCACAACCTTTAACGGGATACAACATCCCCATATCTGTACCTTTGAGCCGCAGACCGGCGAGCTGAAAGTCGTAAGGAGCTTCGGCTACCAGGACTTCAAAAGCCGCCTGTCCTGA
- a CDS encoding helix-turn-helix domain-containing protein: protein MKIGERLKRLRMVNSLTQEELASRADLTKGFISQLENDATSPSIATLKDIVDVFGISMQEFFSEETDQDIVFGKEARVQATDDGDSVKVELLVPGAQNRDMDPVLVTLDPGGEMDEQPIHEGEEFGYVISGKVQLRLDDKLYTVDKGECFYFASDRKHAVKNVGKSAAKLLWVVTPPTFYY, encoded by the coding sequence TTGAAAATCGGTGAGAGGTTGAAGAGGCTCAGGATGGTCAACTCGCTTACCCAGGAGGAACTGGCCAGCCGCGCCGATCTTACCAAAGGTTTCATCTCGCAGCTGGAGAACGACGCCACTTCGCCGTCGATTGCGACGCTGAAGGACATCGTCGACGTCTTCGGCATCAGCATGCAGGAGTTCTTCAGCGAGGAGACCGACCAGGACATCGTTTTCGGCAAGGAAGCCCGGGTTCAGGCTACCGATGACGGCGACAGCGTGAAGGTGGAGCTCCTGGTGCCGGGCGCGCAGAATCGGGATATGGACCCGGTGCTGGTGACGCTGGACCCCGGTGGTGAGATGGACGAACAGCCGATCCACGAAGGCGAGGAGTTCGGCTACGTGATCTCCGGGAAGGTGCAGCTCAGGCTGGACGACAAGCTGTACACGGTGGACAAGGGTGAGTGTTTTTATTTCGCTTCAGACCGCAAGCACGCGGTGAAGAATGTAGGAAAAAGCGCGGCGAAGCTTCTCTGGGTTGTGACGCCGCCGACGTTTTACTATTGA
- a CDS encoding saccharopine dehydrogenase family protein — translation MSKVLIIGAGGVGGVVAHKCAQATAITAITLASRTESKCRAIAEQIEFPVATAQVNADNVPELIELIEREKPTLVINVALPYQDLTIMDACLATGVDYLDTANYEPLDTAKFEYSWQWAYQERFKEKGLMALLGSGFDPGVTNVYTALAAKNYLDEVHEIDIIDANAGNHGQPFATNFNPEINIREVTAPCRHWENGQWVETAPLATKQSFDFPDGIGPMNIYRMYHEEMESLVKHIPTIKKAQFWMTFSDNYLKHLEVLQNVGMTRIDEVEFNGQKIVPLQFLKAVLPDPGSLGPLTKGRTCIGVIARGIKDGKRKQVYIYNICDHEACYREVKSQAISYTTGVPAVVGAIMMLTDKWRGEGVFNMEQFDPEPFLEKLGSMGLPTVVVDGGEWAELT, via the coding sequence ATGAGCAAAGTACTGATTATCGGGGCAGGCGGTGTAGGCGGGGTTGTGGCGCACAAGTGCGCTCAGGCCACTGCAATCACGGCCATCACGCTGGCATCGCGCACGGAGTCGAAATGCCGCGCCATCGCGGAGCAGATCGAGTTCCCGGTCGCCACCGCGCAGGTTAACGCCGACAACGTCCCGGAATTAATAGAGCTGATCGAGCGCGAAAAGCCGACGCTGGTGATCAACGTGGCGCTTCCCTACCAGGATCTGACCATCATGGACGCCTGCCTCGCGACCGGCGTCGATTATCTCGACACCGCCAACTACGAGCCGCTGGATACCGCGAAGTTCGAGTACAGCTGGCAGTGGGCCTATCAGGAGCGCTTCAAGGAGAAGGGGCTTATGGCGCTTCTTGGCTCGGGCTTCGACCCGGGCGTCACCAACGTCTACACCGCCCTCGCCGCCAAGAACTACCTGGACGAGGTGCATGAGATCGACATCATCGACGCGAACGCCGGCAACCACGGCCAGCCCTTCGCCACCAACTTCAACCCGGAGATCAACATCCGCGAGGTCACCGCTCCCTGCCGCCACTGGGAAAACGGCCAGTGGGTGGAGACCGCGCCGCTTGCCACCAAGCAGAGCTTCGATTTCCCGGACGGCATCGGCCCGATGAACATCTACCGCATGTACCACGAGGAGATGGAGTCGCTGGTCAAGCACATCCCGACCATCAAGAAGGCGCAGTTCTGGATGACCTTCTCGGACAACTACCTGAAGCACCTCGAGGTGCTGCAGAACGTCGGCATGACCCGCATCGACGAGGTCGAGTTCAACGGCCAGAAGATCGTGCCGCTGCAGTTTTTGAAGGCGGTACTTCCTGATCCCGGCAGCCTGGGTCCGCTCACCAAAGGGCGCACCTGCATCGGCGTCATCGCACGCGGCATCAAGGACGGCAAGAGGAAACAGGTCTACATCTACAACATCTGCGACCACGAGGCGTGCTACCGCGAGGTTAAATCGCAGGCGATCAGCTACACCACCGGCGTTCCCGCCGTGGTCGGCGCCATCATGATGCTGACCGACAAGTGGCGCGGCGAAGGTGTCTTCAACATGGAGCAATTCGATCCGGAACCGTTCCTGGAAAAACTGGGCTCGATGGGGCTGCCGACCGTGGTAGTCGACGGCGGCGAGTGGGCGGAACTTACGTGA
- a CDS encoding sigma-54-dependent transcriptional regulator: MSENVYPGFGILLVDDEPDWLGSLALTLETYGGINNIKTCSDSREVLSLLEEGGIGLVLLDMTMPYLSGEEVLKQIAEQHPEIAVIVVSGLNQVETAVRCMKLGAFDYCVKTDEADRIVGSVLRAIRMVEMRSEFQEVSSRLISRELSHPEAFSSIVTADRSMLDIFSYVEAVAKSPQPLLITGESGVGKELIAQAAHRLSGCRGKLITVNVAGLDDTVFADTLFGHVRGAFTGADQARRGMVEEAADGTLFLDEIGDLSIPSQVKLLRLLQEREYFPLGCDLPKRLRARVVVATHQNLSAKESAGSFRRDLYYRLRTHRVQIPPLRERRGDIALLLEHFLAEAAETLGKKKPTPPKGLAQFLSTYSFPGNVRELKAMVFDAVSVHRDRMLSMDSFVKAVESAQAEAGPTQAAAPKQNPFSGFDELPTFSDAAAFLVHEALDRANGNQTLAARLLGISQPALSKRLKMRHG, translated from the coding sequence ATGAGCGAGAACGTCTATCCCGGTTTTGGGATCCTGCTGGTAGACGACGAGCCGGACTGGCTCGGTTCGTTGGCGCTGACCCTGGAGACCTACGGCGGGATCAACAACATCAAGACCTGCAGCGACAGCCGCGAGGTGCTCTCCCTCCTGGAAGAGGGGGGGATCGGGCTGGTGCTGCTCGATATGACCATGCCGTACCTCTCCGGCGAGGAGGTGCTGAAGCAGATAGCGGAGCAGCACCCGGAGATCGCTGTCATCGTGGTGAGCGGGCTGAACCAGGTGGAGACCGCTGTGCGTTGCATGAAACTCGGAGCCTTCGACTACTGTGTGAAGACTGACGAGGCGGACCGCATCGTGGGGAGCGTGCTGCGCGCCATACGGATGGTCGAGATGAGAAGCGAGTTCCAGGAGGTTTCCAGCCGCCTCATCTCGCGTGAACTCTCCCACCCCGAGGCGTTTTCCTCCATCGTCACCGCTGACCGGTCGATGCTGGACATCTTCTCTTATGTCGAGGCGGTGGCCAAGAGTCCCCAGCCTCTTTTGATCACGGGCGAGAGCGGGGTGGGGAAGGAACTGATCGCCCAGGCTGCGCACCGGTTGAGTGGCTGCCGAGGCAAGCTCATCACGGTGAACGTGGCGGGACTGGACGATACCGTTTTCGCCGACACCCTCTTCGGGCACGTACGGGGCGCCTTCACCGGCGCGGACCAGGCCCGGCGCGGCATGGTGGAGGAGGCGGCGGACGGCACCCTGTTCCTGGACGAGATCGGCGACCTGAGCATCCCGTCCCAGGTGAAGCTTTTGCGCCTGCTCCAGGAGCGCGAGTATTTTCCTCTGGGGTGCGATCTTCCCAAGCGCCTGAGGGCGAGGGTTGTCGTCGCTACCCATCAGAACCTTTCCGCCAAGGAGAGCGCCGGCTCCTTCCGCCGGGATCTCTACTACCGGCTGCGCACCCACCGGGTGCAGATCCCTCCCCTGAGGGAGCGCCGGGGGGATATCGCGCTTTTGCTGGAACATTTCCTGGCGGAGGCCGCCGAGACGCTGGGGAAAAAGAAGCCGACGCCGCCCAAGGGGCTGGCCCAGTTCCTTAGCACCTACAGCTTTCCCGGCAATGTCCGCGAGCTCAAAGCCATGGTATTCGATGCGGTCAGCGTGCACCGGGATCGCATGCTCTCCATGGACAGCTTCGTCAAGGCAGTGGAATCGGCTCAGGCCGAGGCTGGACCCACGCAAGCCGCAGCACCCAAACAAAATCCCTTCTCCGGGTTCGACGAACTGCCGACCTTCAGCGACGCTGCCGCGTTCCTGGTCCATGAGGCGCTGGACCGCGCCAACGGCAACCAGACCCTGGCGGCGAGGCTTCTGGGGATCTCGCAACCCGCTCTCAGCAAGCGTCTGAAGATGCGGCACGGCTAG